From the Solanum pennellii chromosome 4, SPENNV200 genome, one window contains:
- the LOC107015823 gene encoding F-box protein PP2-B10-like, with protein MAVERFACGDELPEGCIATALSLTSPKDACRLALVASTFRSAAESDAVWERFLPPDYYDIISRSIDGPDSLDFGSKKDLYLYLCDNPILIDGGTKSFSLEKGSGKKCYMLAARSLQIVWVDTPRHWRWISLPESRFSEVAELLDVCWFDISGKINTNMLSPDTTYGAYLVFTTKTRTCGFENQPAESSVGIAGHERYTHTFYLNPQGGRRQYRYQVVPRRLGIFTHHMARILREETEDAPKGCRPKQRSDGWMEIELGEFFVKRGQEAEVEISLTEVKGGDRKAGLIIEGIDIRPKE; from the exons ATGGCGGTGGAGAGATTCGCCTGCGGCGACGAACTGCCGGAAGGTTGTATAGCTACGGCACTGTCGTTAACGAGTCCCAAGGACGCCTGCCGGCTGGCGCTGGTGGCTTCAACTTTCCGGTCAGCAGCTGAATCCGACGCCGTTTGGGAACGGTTTCTGCCGCCGGATTATTATGATATCATTTCCCGGTCCATTGACGGTCCAGATTCACTTGATTTCGGTTCAAAGAAAGACCTTTACTTATACCTATGTGATAATCCTATTCTCATCGACGGTGGTACCAAG AGCTTCTCATTGGAGAAAGGGAGTGGAAAGAAATGTTACATGTTAGCTGCAAGGTCGTTGCAAATTGTTTGGGTCGATACGCCTAGGCATTGGAGATGGATTTCCCTTCCTGAGTCGAG GTTTTCAGAAGTTGCCGAGCTTCTTGATGTCTGCTGGTTTGACATATCTGgcaaaataaacacaaatatgCTCTCCCCTGACACTACATATGGCGCTTACCTTGTGTTCACGACAAAAACCAGGACCTGTGGATTTGAAAACCAACCTGCAGAAAGTTCAGTAGGGATTGCTGGGCATGAAAGATATACACATACATTTTATTTGAACCCTCAGGGAGGAAGGAGACAGTACAGATACCAAGTAGTCCCGAGACGGTTAGGAATATTCACCCACCACATGGCTCGCATATTGAGAGAGGAAACGGAAGATGCACCAAAAGGGTGTCGTCCTAAGCAGAGAAGTGATGGGTGGATGGAAATAGAGTTGGGAGAATTCTTTGTCAAGAGGGGACAAGAAGCTGAAGTAGAGATTAGTTTAACAGAGGTAAAGGGAGGTGACAGGAAAGCTGGCTTAATTATTGAAGGGATTGATATCAGGCCTAAGGAGTAA